Within Coffea arabica cultivar ET-39 chromosome 4e, Coffea Arabica ET-39 HiFi, whole genome shotgun sequence, the genomic segment CACAAATTTAAGGCATAAATATAGATTAAGACTGAAATGACCATTAAATACCTCACAATTATTGCAAATGTTACCGCCACCTTCTTACCAAAACAGCCGTCTCCTTAGGGAAACTAATCATTATGTTTGGTTTACATTAAGGGCTAAATGGTTTCTTGCCTTATGATTTAAGTCTCTTCGAGTGTGCCTTAGAAGTTGGATATGCTACGCATAGGGCTAAGTTAGCCTGAATTTTGTGGAGTAATAAATGTTCTCAAATATTTGAGTTTGGTGCATAAAGTTGACAAAACAAATGGAGCTGAGTCACTTTTGCTTAAACATCACTTCTAATCACGATAAGCTAGCAGTTTATACCTATCTatagtgctttttttttttgggatgtttGAAAAGAAGTAGTAAATTTTCCACAATAATTTTAAAACAACAAATACAAAGAGAAAACTTGTAATTTATGAacaaagcattttttttttttataagattGCAATTAACTAATAGCTCATTAACATTACAACCAACACATAGACAGTGAAATAGTTATTAGCATATAGCTTACTAAATGATAATCACATTCAAACTCTTTAATTTGTAaagctcaatttttttttattaacaatTATACTATGACGTCATTGACATCGACATGATTCTCAATAAGATAAAAGCGTTAATTAAATAACTAATGGTCCAGTGCACTACAAATTCTAGTCTTAGGTTATTGAATTATTTACAAGGTTGGACAAGCGTCTGGATCGTGGTCAACCTAGAATAACCTAGCTTTAAGTAggcggaaaaaaaaattaaaaatgcaattttcttaATGTACTGCCCTTATCGACATTCACACATAACgtactctattttttttttttttttctgcaagAGAGTAAAATGCAGTTTGGACACTTAAACTTTGACCCTTTAGCGATTCTGATATTCAAACTTTGGATGAAAACAAACATGGTACCTAATGTTACAATATTTAAGCACACTTAGTACATCTaatggattttttaaaaaaaaaaattcctaacATGTTTATATCTAATCGAAGAAATTTCAAATTCTTGCTACCACCTCTTCATGCAAAATTAATAAGTTTCACTAATTTTTCTTACGATTTCGTGGTTGAATCTACAAAGGTTGGATTAAAATAAGAGTCTCAaagttttgctctttttttctttgtgcTTGTTTACCGGGGGATATGGAGCGGAGAAGGGAATTTTGCGTGGGTATAATTAGCTCAATTGGGAATTTTTCTTAGGTTAATGTCCACGCTGTATTATTTATTAAACTCGCGCCTCGGTTGGCAGATTACTTTAcaatttttttggaatttttttacaacttcattgttGCACATGTGATAAcacgtgattttttttttatatagaaattttaaaaaattcaccaaGTATATTAAATGTGTTCAAATATTGTAACATTGGATACCGAATTTATTTTTGTCGAAACTCAGACACTATAATCACTCTAAGATCAAAGTTTGAGCACTAAAACTGCATTTTACTCTTCCACCAAATATGCACTTTGCATTCGACTAATTGCAGCACACCATTTCTTAAATTTGAAGACTTGAGAAATACTGCTgtcaaaaagcaaaaagaaattgCAGGGACTTGATTCTGTGgttaaaacaaaagaattaagaaaaactatgtcatattttttttctttccctatgCTTTGAAATAAACTTTTCCAATCATATAGTTTGATAAACTCCTACACTTACCaacttatatgtatatttactATTCACACTTATAAATTTGATGATTGTAGAATTATGTTTAGATTACTAAAATAGTAGTAGTGTGATTTTGTCCGTATCTTATAAATTAAGAGAATGGGTTGATAATGCCAAGTTTGAAGTTAGatcaataatattattattcttTTTAATTCTCGATCAAAAAAGTATATTTAGTATCCGGATCACTTGTGCTATTAGTAAATGATGCTAGTAGCATTCATACGTTTCTCAgtcaaacaaatttatttatttatggttAAAATTACATTTTCTACAATTTACATATCTTTTCCTGAAATTTAACTTACAAATGAATGGGAAGTTGTTgtatttctacatttttctatttttgtgcTATGACAATATTATCCTCGAAGCAAAGTAAAATCTCCACCATACCCCACTCCATCCTCACATCGTTAATTCTCTTGCTACGTGACATTTTTGCCGCCTACTTTTCTGCCCAATTCTCAGGAGCCGCTGGTCCAGCAAAATGGCGGCGCTGCCTTCAGTCGGCGGACTCCGACACCTGAACTGTTTTCCGTGGCGTCAAAACTTCCGCCACGAAAGAATATTTAATCTTCCGTCGTCCTATCTCTCCACAGTCGCTTCACTGCCCTCTTCTTCATCAGTCTCTCCAAATGAAGACTCTGAAGAGATTCAATTCAGCACCCCTCCCATTAAAACAGCTAAGAAAACTAGTAATGGTAGCATAAATACGGCCGAGGAGAATGTCGATGCAAAAAATAAGACTGACAATGATAAGAAAGCTTCTTATTTTCCGAAGCGGGGGCAGACATTGGAGCTGGTTTGTGAAAACCTAGCTTTTAAAGGAAAAGGCGTGTGCAAAGTTGCCGACACAGGTTTTGTTGTAATGTGTGACCGTGCGCTTCCAGGCGAACGGTTCATCGGGCGTGTTACTAGGAAAAAAGATAATTATGCTGAGGTTCTTTCATTTACATTTCCTTTATCTGAAATTCAAATTGAATATTTTTCCCTTTctaatttaattttgtttcataCGTTCATTGAGCAAATTTAGAATCCTCCTTCGTTGATTTCGTTTAGTGAAAGAAATGAATTTGCATTTTACGAAGAaaagtttttgatttatttgcttGACTTTTGAAGAATTAGTGACGAGTTTCACGTGTAAATCGTGGATATAATTCCTCAAATTGAGGATAATCTCATTGCTGTAGTTCCCCCCCACGCCCTTCTTCCCCCGGAAGCTTGTTGTTTTTTCCAATTGACAAGTATGAGTTGATAACGTTTTTGGGGCAATTAATTACCTGGTTTCTGTTTTCAAGGAGTTCAGGTTACCAAATTGAAGACAATAACACCTCACTTGGACTATGTGGAAGCTCCATGTGAATGTGCTGCATACTGTGGAGGTTGTAAGACGCAGAATTTGTTGTATGAAGCCCAGATAAGGGCAAAGGAGCGGCAAGTTCGTGAATTGGTGGTACATGTTGGCAAGTTCACCTTCAAAGACCCTGAATTCAATAGCATAATGAAGCCCATTGTACCCTGTGATATCCAATTTCATTACAGAAACAAGGTCTCTATTCAGCTCACTGTggtttggacaattattgttctATTGCATTCTGAAGCTGTGTCTGAAGTTTCAATTTGTCTTCCATTCATTCAAAATTTAATGGCAAGATAAATCTTGCTAGCATTTAAACTCTCATTGTGTTATATATGGTTAAATGCATTTACATGTCAAGAAGACCATTTTATCTTGTTTATTTCTCTAGCTAAGGACATATTGCATGCTTAATTTTGGCTTCTGATTGAAGAATTGGCTTAATATTTTTACCTCGGAAACTGTGCCCAAGAACATCTATTATTATTAGAAAACATAAACACGTAGACAATTGTAAAAAGGATTTTGCATGGGTTTTCATCGTTGTCGCATTTCTGATCCCTCTGATGAtctcttttatatttatgttTATTTCCAATCTGAAAGCATGTCAATAACAAATGCTAGCAATTTTGCCTTCTTTGCTGTTTAAGTGCAATTATCTTATCTGCTGCCAGAATTCATAAACTTTGGAACTGTCTACATGTATTATGGTAGTCCTTAAAGGATAATGATGAAATGATTGTTTGAGCGATTGTTTTTCCTTCTCCTTGTGGTTGATTTTGCAGATGGAGTTTTCATTTGGGCCCAAGCCTTGGTTACCCCGAAAGTTGCTGGAAGAAGGATATGGTGACTCCCACAGCTATGCTTTGGGACTTCATGCTCCCGGCTTTTTTGATAAGATATTGAATGTGCACAAGTGTTTATTGCAGAGTGAAGCAGCAAATAAGGTAGGTTGTTTGTCGATTGATTTTTTTGGTGGCAGTTTCTTGCTGGTAGAAACATTTTATAGGCTTCAAGTATACCGTTGTTTTTCCTTTGAAGTTTTATCACAGTATTTTTTATGTTTATCTGTCTCGAAAAACAAAACTTATCATGTTGTGGAGGGTTCTACTTTCTCAAGTAAACCTGGATTTGCTAGTTTGTTTTGACTTAATTTGAATTTCTCATCATAGGTTCTTGCAGCTGTGCAAGCTATTTGGAGGGATCCAGGATCGGGCCTTTCACCTTATGACGTCCACTCTCATACTGGTTTTCTGAAGCATCTAATGTTGAGAACTGGAAGGTACTCATGCCTATGCCATTCTTGTTCGCTGATGTTTAATTTTGTGTTTTAGCAATTGACTGGGTTGAATTTCACATTTTTCCGCTTGCAACATTAGAGAGACTAGTGAATTTGCAAAAATCACTTGAATTTTGGAGTAAAACTTCAAGAAGTTGGTCTTGCATGTAGGTGGTGGGAGAATATGATGCAACATCATGAAAAGAAAGCATAGACTTGATCAATTTTCAGAAGTAACTAGAACTTAGACATGAAAAATTAGAGCCACAGAGTTATCTGATTATTATGATGAGGAGATGTTGAGACTTAGACTCCCTGCAACCCATCGTTAATGTCATGCTTCACCTTTTTGGCTGTCCCAAAGTCTTTTAATGTGTCAAAAATTAGAACATAATTTTGCCAGAGCCGCCCTCTCTTAAAGTATTGGAAATGCCTATCCATTAAAGTAGGAGCCGCAATAGAAAAGACAAAAGGAACTTCGGCACGTTTATGCAACTACATTTATCTGTGAAGGTTTCAGTCCAGAAAAGACAAAAGGAACTTTGAAAGAGGTTTGCAATTGTGAACTCGTAGCCGAGGGTAAATTTGAAATAGAAGGAATCTGTCTACTAATTGTTTGAAATCTaatttttcagttttcagttttggTCAATTGGATGTTCAAGTTTATAAACATGTTATGCCTGCATTGGAAGCAGCAGCAAAATATTGTTCTTCAAGTGTACAATGTTCTGAGAGAGAAAGATCGGTGTTTCTTCATCATGTTGTCCATTTGTGTTGTTTCCCTAGTCTTTCATGAAGATCATGTTCTGATATCTGCATTGCACTATGAACTTCAAATTTCTTCTCTCTGAATGTGGTGCCAAATTCACTACTGCTATTGAAAAGACTAAGCTGTTGAATCTTTTTCATTCAGGAATGTGGAAACTGGCCTTCCTGAGCTGATGGTGAATTTTGTCACCTCTTCATACAAGCCAGAGTTGTTGAACTCAATTGTGGAGAAAACTGTGACAATACCTGAAGTGGTTAGTTTAAATAAGATTCAATTGTCCTCTTGATACTTAGTTTTGCGGAAAAACTTTCAATAGTGACTTCTTAAACAGATAGTGGTACAAGTTAATGTTCAGAGTTTATTTTACTGGACTGGAGATAATGCAAAACAGTAGATCTTCCAGTGATGAATTCTTTGCTGCCCTCCCATTCCCCCCTTTCCTAACACCCCAACCcctcaaaaaaaagaaaagagatgtTGATGTTCCTATGGTGTGCTGATTTGTGAGATTTGGTTTTGCAATTAGATAAGCAACAGTTAGGCTTCTGCCATACATGCAAGCACATGTGCATATGTGGGTAAAATCTTTACTTAACTACATAACAGAGTTAGAATCCTCTGAATATTTATCTTGTATTGTTGGGCTGTATCCATCTGGTTATTATTCTGTTGATTTACAGGCAAGCATTGTGAACAATGTAAATACTTCCATAGGCAACACATCTGTGGGGGAGGTGGAATACACACTTTATGGCAAATCTACTATAACAGAGGTTTTAAGAGGGCTTGTATTTCAGATTTCTGCAAATTCTTTCTTTCAGACAAATACATACCAGGTATGCTTCGGCAAGGAACAATGTCCATTGTTTGCTTACCcagggaaaaaattaaaaatattacaAGCTTTTTTTTGCTCGTCAAACCCCAATCTCCTTTCTATTTGTCCTTATAAGTTCTCATGATTACAAGTGCTGAATATATCAGGCAGAGGTATTATACAAACTAATCGAGGATTGCGCCTGTCTCAGAGGAGATGGCTCAGAAATTGTCCTTGACCTTTTTTGTGGGACAGGAACCATTGGACTTACACTTGCAAGAAGGTAAAATCATTTGTCCTTCTATGGAGAACTCTGATGTTTACTATCTGACTGTCCCCACTACTGATTCTGATTCCATTTGGTCAGGGTAAGATGTGTTTATGGTTATGAAGTAGTCCCTCAGGCTGTCTCAGATGCACGTCGGAATGCCGAACTAAATGGCATATACAATGCAACTTTTATTGAGGGGGATCTAAATAAAATTGATGAgcaatttggaaatgattttccCAAGCCTGACATTGTTATTACAGGTACTTTTATAGCATGCATGTTTTACTTGCTACCTATGCTTCAAAGAGGTAAAAATATAATTATGAATTGATATTGGAATGAACTGCTGGGCTTGAGTTTAAGTAAATGGGTAAACAAAATCAAGTGAAAATAGGAAAACGTTTTGTAAGGTTGACTGGACTGAGCAGTGCCTGAGAGTGACCTTCAAATGactctttcttctccttttcagttcattgttttcattttttgcttttcaaaattttccagctaTCAAGACTTGATTTCTTATGGTATTGGTGAGCAAAGTAAGTAACTAATCAGGAGAAAATGCAGAGCAGACCAAATGAGGACACACTGATGAAGTTTTATCCACTTATTCTCTTTAAGCATCTGCAATTCAACTTTGCTGGATTTTGCTTAGCTAACTAAGATTTTCAACATGCCATTGAAGATGCTCTGAAACAAAGTTAATTGAGCAATTTAGAGGCTTCTTAAGTCTGCAAACAAAGTGATAATACTGATCCATTGATCTCAGCAAGAAATTAGATTTACCACACGCTAGCTAGCCAATTGATTGTTGTGATTCTTCTAAAATTAAAGCAGCTTCTTCACCTCTTCCTGGCGTAGTAAGCCAGACTGCTTCTCACGTGTGTTGAGTAAAACTTGCAGACCCCAATCGTCCGGGCATGCATATTAAATTGATTAGATTTTTGCTCAAGCTGAAGGCAAAGCGAATTATTTATGTGTCATGCAATCCAGCAACATGTGCTCGTGACCTCAATTATCTTTGTCATGGTTTGGTAAGTAATGCTTATTGTTGAAGTTGTAAAAACTGTTTCCATCTTTTGAGGCGTTttgaaacttttatttttttattttttaccagCCAGATCAAAATATAAGAGGTGTCTACAAATTAAGTAGCATACAGCCAGTGGACATGTTTCCGCACACTCCTCATGTTGAATGTGTTTGCTTGCTGGAACTTGATGATTAATCGCGTTGTAAATTACATTATTCCACTGCTACATCTGGAGCAAGCTTTTTCTGTCTTTTGGTACTGCTCTTTCTGAGGTTTAGCTTGCCTCGTAGTTAATCACTGCAGAGGTTCCAGAGGTCTTGGAGAATATGACCTCTTTGTCCTGAAAAGAAGTTCCACTGAAGCTTTCAAGGTGTGAAACAGAATTCCTGTCAACGCTTCATTTCCATCTGCTAGTAACAGACGTGAGGTTGGACGCAATTCTACAGAAGGAGAACAAATTTGAGATCCTGTTGgtagaaaaggaagcaaaaaatTAAGTGTATCTGTACTGTAATTTAGGGTCTGAAGCCTGGATTGATAAACGAAGCATCAATTGCATTCTTTCAGGGTTTTAACACAACCGCTAACAAacaaaagaagcaaaagaaCAAGTATACAAGCAGTCTTTGAAGTTGGATGTAATGCCTAAATAGGGAAGGGAATGTGAGCCTATTAAAAGTGAAGGAAGCAAGATATGGAAAAAAATCCAACTGGTTCTTGCATGAGTGTATATGTACAGTTTATAACCTTGGATTTTATATAgggattaacaaaccaaaatcctTTGCATTCTGTTAGGGACACAATCTTTGCAACGTTACTCTGACAATAGGTggtttaaatttaatttatgaACTACTCCTgctgtttcttttcttcctggATGGACTGGAAAATGCGAGCTGCAGATTCAGATGCAGACTTGGGATTGTAAGGCACGACCTTGATCACTTGTATTTGTTGCTCATTATTGTTATTCTGGATGGGGTGTTTTGACCTTTGAAGTGTAGGTGTCATGGGGAAAAGAGACAGCTCATCTGCTTGGACCCTCTCATTAAGATTGCTAGCAGTACTGCCCGGAAAATCACTGCAGCTTTTCGAAACCTGCATGATTCTAGTAGAATCAGTCATGATCCCAGTTCTGTGGCTCGTAATGGCATCTAAGCTTCGATATGGAATAATGTAGTTGATGTCATACGTTGCAACACGATGATTATCCGGCCTACTAGAGCGGCCTGTGACAAAAGGGCTTGTCTGCTCGGCGGCTGAACTTGAATTTTCTGTGTTCATCACTGGCAGAGCATGTGGTTGAAAGCAGCAGGAGCGACCAAGTGAAGCTGGGATACCGTAGGCTGTACAATTGACATGCTCTGCGTCCATTCTAGTTAAGCACATGGTGCCACAACCACCATAAATTGGTGCAATGCAACCAAGAGTTGGCGGGCAAGGTCCTGCATAGGGCTTGTAAACAAGTCCTTCGGAAGGTGACTTGACAGGAATTAACCACTGGTTCCCCGGGGGTGCGGGGAAACACCAAGGTCCAAATTTGGCTTCAATTGCAAAAGTCATTGGTGTTACTCCTGAATATGGTTTGAGAGGGGACTTTGGAGTATCATATCGATTCTCAGTTTCATAGGCTGGAGGAGGCAGCTTTCCATGTGCTTCCTCTGCTACATGGTCCAAACAGGGTTTGGGATTTAGAGCATCAACTTTTGGTTTAAGAAATAGAGATGGTAGTTCTGGAAAATTCTGCAGCTGGAACTTCTTTTCTGGAGAGCGGTCGATGGAAGGCTTGGTGAAGATGACACTGTCTTCAAAAAACATTTCTGGTGATCCAGCTATCAATCTTTGTACCTGGATATCAACTAAATAGTTATTCTAGCATATCCTTTCCCACGGTTTCATAAAGATCCACGACGAAAGCTTTCTTGTGTGCATACTTAATTACGTAGCATCTCAACTAGGTAGAAGTAGCAAAGACCAGCTCACCTTTATCAGTCTATGTAACTCGAATATTTGCAGTGCAAAGATCCTTTGTTGACTGAAAATATCATAAAATGTAATTAGGCTAATGTTAAAGAAGGTGCAAGAGCTTCTAATAGAAAGGGATTGGTAAGGGAAGTGcggagagagaagaaaaaaggtaGTAGGGG encodes:
- the LOC113742252 gene encoding uncharacterized protein, coding for MAALPSVGGLRHLNCFPWRQNFRHERIFNLPSSYLSTVASLPSSSSVSPNEDSEEIQFSTPPIKTAKKTSNGSINTAEENVDAKNKTDNDKKASYFPKRGQTLELVCENLAFKGKGVCKVADTGFVVMCDRALPGERFIGRVTRKKDNYAEVTKLKTITPHLDYVEAPCECAAYCGGCKTQNLLYEAQIRAKERQVRELVVHVGKFTFKDPEFNSIMKPIVPCDIQFHYRNKMEFSFGPKPWLPRKLLEEGYGDSHSYALGLHAPGFFDKILNVHKCLLQSEAANKVLAAVQAIWRDPGSGLSPYDVHSHTGFLKHLMLRTGRNVETGLPELMVNFVTSSYKPELLNSIVEKTVTIPEVASIVNNVNTSIGNTSVGEVEYTLYGKSTITEVLRGLVFQISANSFFQTNTYQAEVLYKLIEDCACLRGDGSEIVLDLFCGTGTIGLTLARRVRCVYGYEVVPQAVSDARRNAELNGIYNATFIEGDLNKIDEQFGNDFPKPDIVITDPNRPGMHIKLIRFLLKLKAKRIIYVSCNPATCARDLNYLCHGLPDQNIRGVYKLSSIQPVDMFPHTPHVECVCLLELDD